One part of the Xiphophorus maculatus strain JP 163 A chromosome 1, X_maculatus-5.0-male, whole genome shotgun sequence genome encodes these proteins:
- the LOC102229429 gene encoding protein Wnt-2b-A, whose protein sequence is MLGLRRILGLRAARIHRGGSPGAGLSPGPSSCQNQGASSRMYCACLLLLLLVTPRVDSSWWYIGALGARVICDNIPGLVNKQRQLCQRHPDIMQAIGEGTKEWIRECQHQFRHHRWNCSTLDRDHTVFGRVLLRSSREAAFVYAISSAGVVYALTRACSQGELKLCNCDPLRRGRANDGKGDFDWGGCSDNVNYGIKFAKTFIDAKERPIRDGRALMNLHNNRCGRTAVKRFMNMECKCHGVSGSCTLRTCWMALSDFRKTGDYLRRKYNGAVEVIMNQDGTGFTVANKAFRKATKNDLVYFENSPDYCLQDKAAGSLGTAGRVCNKTSRGTDGCEVMCCGRGYDTTRVMQITKCECKFKWCCAVECKDCEEAVDIHTCKAPKRAEWLDKT, encoded by the exons ATGCTGGGTTTAAGGAGGATTCTCGGCCTCCGTGCAGCTCGGATTCACCGCGGTGGTTCTCCGGGAGCCGGACTCTCACCCGGGCCTTCTTCGTGTCAGAACCAAGGTGCCAGCTCAAGGATGTACTGTGCGtgtctgctgctgttgctgctcgTCACGCCTCGCGTGGACTCTTCTTGGTG GTACATCGGGGCGCTGGGAGCTCGTGTAATCTGTGACAACATCCCCGGCCTTGTGAACAAACAGCGGCAGCTCTGCCAGCGCCACCCAGACATCATGCAGGCCATCGGCGAGGGCACCAAGGAGTGGATCAGAGAGTGCCAACACCAGTTCAGACACCATCGGTGGAACTGCAGCACACTGGACCGTGATCACACCGTCTTTGGACGTGTCTTGCTCCGGa GCAGTCGTGAAGCAGCTTTCGTCTACGCCATCTCCTCAGCGGGAGTCGTGTATGCGCTGACCCGTGCCTGCAGCCAGGGGGAGCTGAAGCTGTGTAACTGCGACCCCCTCCGGCGGGGGCGAGCTAACGACGGAAAAGGAGACTTTGACTGGGGTGGATGCAGCGATAACGTCAACTATGGGATCAAATTTGCCAAAACCTTCATTGATGCCAAAGAGCGACCCATCCGGGATGGTCGGGCACTCATGAACCTCCACAACAACCGCTGTGGCAGAACA GCGGTGAAGCGCTTCATGAACATGGAGTGTAAATGTCATGGCGTGAGCGGCTCCTGCACGCTGCGGACCTGCTGGATGGCCCTATCAGACTTCAGGAAGACGGGGGACTACCTGCGGAGGAAGTACAACGGGGCGGTTGAGGTGATCATGAATCAGGACGGGACAGGCTTCACTGTGGCCAACAAAGCCTTCAGGAAGGCCACCAAGAATGATCTGGTGTACTTTGAGAACTCTCCGGATTATTGCCTCCAAGACAAAGCAGCAG GTTCTCTGGGCACCGCTGGGCGGGTCTGCAACAAGACATCGCGGGGCACGGACGGCTGTGAGGTCATGTGCTGCGGGAGAGGCTACGACACCACCCGAGTCATGCAAATCACAAAGTGTGAGTGCAAGTTCAAATGGTGCTGCGCGGTGGAGTGCAAGGACTGCGAGGAGGCTGTGGACATACACACGTGCAAGGCCCCTAAGCGAGCAGAGTGGTTGGACAAGACCTGA